In Falco cherrug isolate bFalChe1 chromosome 5, bFalChe1.pri, whole genome shotgun sequence, one DNA window encodes the following:
- the SMIM45 gene encoding protein SMIM45 — MPHFLDWFVPVYLMISILILVGFGACIYYFEPGLQEAHKWRTQRPIMERDLRKTLMIRDNLAFGVPEV; from the coding sequence ATGCCCCACTTCTTGGATTGGTTTGTGCCAGTGTATCTGATGATTTCCATTCTCATCCTGGTGGGCTTTGGAGCTTGTATTTACTACTTCGAGCCAGGACTCCAGGAAGCTCACAAGTGGCGAACGCAGAGGCCAATCATGGAACGAGACCTTAGGAAGACACTGATGATTCGTGACAACCTGGCCTTCGGGGTTCCTGAGGTTTGA
- the TNFRSF13C gene encoding tumor necrosis factor receptor superfamily member 13C isoform X1, whose protein sequence is MRELGSHSHSAMSSSGKGASSSSCLSSQCFDLLTRSCVKCSDLFKDNTTEPSHTAPTSALAPTLPSVDLPRTLLIFGVPAVVGFILTLAALWGFLACKVGKWRRKRKAVDKEAEENMDITSPLPSLGCQDPVVLEGDATLTPVPCPHLNGGLKMPGPPGKAGAKRRPCCRGDADGDIVLLSTVYTQHDERNHGFPLPATELGSTALVTTKTTQNCAGEERA, encoded by the exons ATGCGGGAGCTGGGCTCTCACTCCCACTCCGCCATGTCCTCATCAGGAAAAggtgcctcttcctcctcctgcctctcctcgCAGTGCTTCGACCTCCTGACCAGGTCCTGTGTCAAGTGCTCCGACTTGTTTAAGGACAACACAA cagagcccagccaCACAGCGCCCACCTCCGCCCTGGCACCCACCCTCCCCTCGGTGGACCTGCCCCGCACCCTCCTGATCTTCGGGGTCCCAGCAGTGGTGGGGTTCATCCTGACTCTGGCTGCCCTCTGGGGCTTCCTGGCCTGCAAGGTGGGgaaatggaggaggaagaggaaggcagtGGACAAGGAGGCCGAAG AAAACATGGACAtcaccagccccctgcccagcctgggctgccaggACCCTGTCGTGCTGGAGGGAGATGCCACCCTGACCCCAGTCCCATGCCCACATCTCAATGGAGGTCTGAAGATGCCAGGGCCACCTGGTAAAGCTGGGGCAAAGCGGAGGCCGTGTTGCCGGGGTGATGCCGACGGTGACATCGTCCTGCTTTCCACTGTGTACACCCAGCACGATGAGCGCAACCATGGCTTCCCACTGCCTGCCACTGAGCTGGGGTCCACAGCCCTGGtcaccaccaaaaccacccaGAACTGTGCTGGAGAGGAGAGAGCCTGA
- the TNFRSF13C gene encoding tumor necrosis factor receptor superfamily member 13C isoform X2: protein MRELGSHSHSAMSSSGKGASSSSCLSSQCFDLLTRSCVKCSDLFKDNTKPSHTAPTSALAPTLPSVDLPRTLLIFGVPAVVGFILTLAALWGFLACKVGKWRRKRKAVDKEAEENMDITSPLPSLGCQDPVVLEGDATLTPVPCPHLNGGLKMPGPPGKAGAKRRPCCRGDADGDIVLLSTVYTQHDERNHGFPLPATELGSTALVTTKTTQNCAGEERA, encoded by the exons ATGCGGGAGCTGGGCTCTCACTCCCACTCCGCCATGTCCTCATCAGGAAAAggtgcctcttcctcctcctgcctctcctcgCAGTGCTTCGACCTCCTGACCAGGTCCTGTGTCAAGTGCTCCGACTTGTTTAAGGACAACACAA agcccagccaCACAGCGCCCACCTCCGCCCTGGCACCCACCCTCCCCTCGGTGGACCTGCCCCGCACCCTCCTGATCTTCGGGGTCCCAGCAGTGGTGGGGTTCATCCTGACTCTGGCTGCCCTCTGGGGCTTCCTGGCCTGCAAGGTGGGgaaatggaggaggaagaggaaggcagtGGACAAGGAGGCCGAAG AAAACATGGACAtcaccagccccctgcccagcctgggctgccaggACCCTGTCGTGCTGGAGGGAGATGCCACCCTGACCCCAGTCCCATGCCCACATCTCAATGGAGGTCTGAAGATGCCAGGGCCACCTGGTAAAGCTGGGGCAAAGCGGAGGCCGTGTTGCCGGGGTGATGCCGACGGTGACATCGTCCTGCTTTCCACTGTGTACACCCAGCACGATGAGCGCAACCATGGCTTCCCACTGCCTGCCACTGAGCTGGGGTCCACAGCCCTGGtcaccaccaaaaccacccaGAACTGTGCTGGAGAGGAGAGAGCCTGA
- the CENPM gene encoding centromere protein M: MSVVQPFDKLPIPNSAACLLVGSDEGLQQRLAEALLLEKKSFKISIHLATSLPLPSERDHLRPRIDLIVFMIDIKSKYSLENVEASLAYVDASFFLGKVCFLVTGVGRVNSCSVEISAVWKLGEAYCSPVLFCELELEGIRVATAQRLLRMLQICAGHITGVSALSFGLLMRNSDDN; the protein is encoded by the exons ATGTCGGTGGTGCAGCCCTTCGACAAGCTCCCGATTCCTAACTCCGCCGCCTGCCTG CTGGTGGGGTCGGACGAGGgcctgcagcagaggctggcgGAGGCGCTCCTCCTGGAGAAGAAGAGCTTCAAGATCAGTAT tcacCTTGCTACATCACTCCCATTACCTTCAGAGAGGGATCACCTTCGGCCCAGGATAGATCTGATTGTGTTTATGATTGACATTAAGAGTAAATACAG CTTGGAGAATGTCGAAGCTTCCCTAGCTTATGTGGATGCCAGCTTCTTCCTGGGGAAAGTGTGCTTTCTTGTCACTGGGG TTGGCAGGGTGAATTCCTGCAGCGTAGAGATCAGTGCCGTCTGGAAACTGGGAGAAGCCTACTGCAGTCCTGTGCTATTCTGTGAGCTGGAG ttggAAGGGATACGAGTTGCCACTGCTCAGCGACTTCTCCGGATGTTACAGATCTGTGCTGGTCACATAACTGGAGTTTCTGCCTTGTCCTTTGGCTTACTGATGAGGAACTCTGATGATAACTAG